The proteins below come from a single Mucilaginibacter mali genomic window:
- a CDS encoding serine hydrolase domain-containing protein, with protein sequence MRKNKWGVIIPIVGSVIVMFNCACAQSPHQQNLKYVKDEQQVASSTSLLNDKQFLLPLKDLDKAKVASVHFLYPFASPFDSLLNKYTKVDSFNGSEYTGARNSANLSDDIKMYNTIILSLSESDLNNPQVVSFITNTQKLKSLVIVLFGNGTNLAKLGYVTAPIIWSEKVTPISASFCAQAVFGGVAITQKLPKTYSAQFSANSGSITSKTRLGYNVPESANINTENLNGIDKVAAEAMREHATPGCVVLIAKDGKVIFNKAYGYHTYDKAQPDKLNDIFDLASVTKVSATTMEVMQLYDQGKLGLDSTLGSYIATARTSDKNDIRMRELLTHQAGLIPDVATWEKLNSTDVSRDSSAVFPTKIVDNMFLRKDYFKNVVWPRMLTSPMKTRGKYVYSDVSMYMMKEVVETITATPLNVYVQQNYYNPLGMQTAGFLPLQRFPKERIVPTENDETFRHTLLIGYVHDQGAGMMGGVSGHAGLFASANDLAILYQMILNRGTYGGTQYIKPETVDLFTAKQSDVSRRGLGFDRWDPEVSKHYPSELAGPETFGHTGYTGTCFWVDPKNNMVYIFLSNRVNPKVTDKLSSLQIRGRIEDVALSAIKKGM encoded by the coding sequence ATGAGAAAAAATAAATGGGGTGTTATTATCCCCATCGTGGGTTCGGTAATTGTAATGTTTAATTGCGCGTGCGCCCAATCACCACATCAGCAAAACCTAAAATATGTTAAAGATGAGCAGCAGGTAGCCTCCAGTACTTCGCTGCTAAACGATAAGCAATTTCTGCTGCCGCTGAAAGATCTGGATAAGGCCAAGGTAGCCAGCGTACACTTCCTGTATCCCTTCGCTTCACCCTTCGATAGCTTACTGAACAAGTATACTAAAGTTGACAGCTTTAACGGCAGCGAGTATACCGGCGCCCGCAATTCGGCCAACCTGTCGGATGATATCAAGATGTACAATACCATCATCTTATCATTAAGTGAAAGCGACCTGAACAACCCACAGGTGGTGAGTTTTATCACCAATACGCAAAAATTAAAAAGCCTGGTGATCGTATTATTTGGCAACGGAACAAACCTGGCTAAACTGGGCTATGTTACAGCACCTATTATTTGGTCGGAGAAAGTAACGCCGATATCGGCATCTTTTTGCGCGCAGGCGGTGTTTGGCGGTGTGGCCATCACCCAAAAACTGCCTAAAACCTATTCGGCACAGTTTTCGGCCAACAGCGGTTCCATTACCAGTAAAACCCGCTTGGGTTACAATGTTCCCGAATCGGCAAACATCAATACCGAAAACCTGAACGGCATTGACAAGGTAGCCGCCGAAGCCATGCGCGAACACGCAACACCCGGCTGTGTGGTGCTGATAGCCAAAGATGGTAAAGTGATCTTCAATAAAGCCTACGGCTATCATACCTACGATAAGGCACAGCCCGATAAGCTGAACGATATCTTCGACCTGGCATCGGTAACCAAGGTATCGGCCACTACCATGGAGGTGATGCAGCTGTACGATCAGGGAAAGTTAGGTTTAGATTCTACCCTGGGCAGCTATATCGCTACCGCCCGTACCAGCGATAAGAACGACATCCGCATGCGCGAACTGCTTACCCACCAGGCCGGTTTAATACCCGACGTGGCTACCTGGGAAAAACTAAATTCAACCGATGTAAGCCGTGATTCATCGGCAGTGTTCCCAACCAAGATCGTCGATAACATGTTCCTGCGTAAAGATTACTTTAAAAACGTAGTTTGGCCGCGCATGTTAACATCACCAATGAAAACACGGGGCAAATATGTGTATAGCGATGTAAGCATGTATATGATGAAGGAAGTGGTAGAAACCATTACCGCTACCCCGCTTAATGTTTACGTACAGCAAAATTATTATAACCCGCTGGGGATGCAAACCGCCGGCTTCCTGCCGCTGCAACGCTTCCCTAAGGAGCGTATTGTACCTACCGAGAACGATGAAACCTTCCGCCATACCTTATTAATAGGCTACGTGCACGACCAGGGCGCGGGCATGATGGGTGGCGTATCGGGCCACGCCGGTCTGTTCGCCAGTGCTAACGACCTCGCCATTCTTTACCAAATGATACTGAACCGTGGTACTTATGGGGGTACACAATACATTAAACCCGAAACGGTAGACCTGTTCACCGCCAAACAATCAGACGTGAGCCGCCGCGGCCTGGGTTTCGACCGCTGGGACCCTGAAGTGAGCAAACACTATCCCAGCGAACTTGCCGGTCCAGAAACCTTTGGCCATACCGGCTATACCGGCACCTGTTTTTGGGTCGACCCTAAAAATAATATGGTATACATCTTCCTCTCAAACCGGGTAAACCCCAAGGTTACTGATAAGCTAAGCAGTTTGCAGATACGTGGCCGCATAGAAGATGTGGCGCTAAGCGCTATAAAGAAGGGGATGTAA
- a CDS encoding DUF5686 and carboxypeptidase-like regulatory domain-containing protein has translation MWNKTDFVLHVLRKNFPAFCMALVFMLCRTANAQELKNFSGKITDAETGEPLPYVTVFVKLPNHTNKATTTDFSGLYHLVAPMASGDSIYATYVGYVQAKKPLPKTHTGVIDFQMKADNQMLSMVTVTPKSYVNPAWAILDNVVKHKDDNNLDKLKSYQYQSYNRLELAVTNISEKMKKRKVMKQILPLMDSLQKMAGDEGKPILPVFMSETVSDFSFQKSPEQKTEHVLRTKVSGVGIEDETLISQIIGTSFQQYNFYKNYVRLAGKDFISPITDSWKTFYNYELTEANDKLDGRELYRIEFKPKRDHDLAFVGVIWITKDSYALYRIDVSVAPDANLDFLNKIRIQEEMVQPAGTTAWIPEKTRIVLHISNINKSWSGFIGNFYVANKNIRIDQTFPKDHFKEPLTMSDSITRKDDSYWAKNRPEALTPADVKVYQMIDTVKNLPIVKTYADIAGMLINGYYKVGKVSLGPYPYTYSYNDVQGSVLRFGGMTNKYFSDKLVLGGYASYGFTDHRWNYNGSVDYIFSRKPWSQFGVSYTHDLNQTGYQFENFAKANTVFRASIRNGKITRRGPFEQNDLRTYVQTDVAPNWRATITADRRSFDPLYNFEYFSPANNQRYQNYQVSEVIGELQWTPGRRLLQSSKINKRITLGNGADNPVITFRYTHGVKAFGGDFEYNKYAANITQKIHMGIFGKGEYSVTGGYIPSSLPSPLLENHRFNFNTMRFLEFTSDRYASLTYTQHLEGLITNSIPLIKELNVRTVADFNVLDGSLRNDNGGRPSTLRRPTRSLDGIPYVEAGYGVENILKFLRVDFLYRVTHRDHVDELGAPPSNFATRISMQFRL, from the coding sequence ATGTGGAACAAGACTGATTTTGTGCTGCACGTTTTGAGGAAGAACTTCCCCGCTTTTTGCATGGCGCTTGTTTTTATGCTATGCAGAACGGCAAATGCCCAGGAACTTAAAAATTTTTCAGGAAAGATCACCGATGCCGAAACCGGCGAACCGCTGCCTTATGTAACGGTTTTTGTAAAACTCCCCAATCATACCAACAAAGCCACCACTACCGATTTTTCGGGCCTTTACCACCTGGTTGCCCCAATGGCATCGGGCGATAGCATTTACGCCACCTACGTGGGTTATGTACAGGCTAAAAAGCCTTTGCCAAAAACACATACAGGCGTTATTGATTTCCAGATGAAGGCCGATAACCAGATGCTGAGCATGGTTACCGTAACCCCCAAAAGCTACGTAAACCCGGCCTGGGCAATTTTAGATAACGTGGTAAAGCACAAGGACGATAACAACCTTGATAAGCTGAAAAGCTACCAGTACCAAAGCTATAACCGCCTGGAACTGGCCGTTACCAACATCAGCGAGAAGATGAAGAAGCGCAAGGTAATGAAGCAGATATTACCGTTGATGGACAGCCTGCAAAAAATGGCCGGCGACGAGGGTAAACCAATCCTGCCGGTGTTCATGTCCGAAACCGTATCCGACTTTTCCTTCCAAAAAAGCCCTGAGCAAAAAACCGAGCATGTATTGCGCACCAAGGTGAGCGGGGTTGGGATAGAGGACGAAACGCTGATATCGCAGATCATCGGCACCAGCTTCCAACAATATAACTTTTATAAAAACTATGTGCGCCTGGCCGGTAAGGATTTTATATCGCCCATAACCGATAGCTGGAAGACATTTTACAATTACGAACTAACCGAAGCTAACGATAAGTTAGACGGCCGCGAACTTTATCGCATTGAGTTTAAACCCAAGCGCGATCACGACCTGGCATTTGTGGGCGTAATATGGATCACCAAGGATAGCTATGCTTTATACCGCATAGACGTATCGGTAGCCCCCGATGCCAACCTGGACTTTTTGAATAAGATAAGGATCCAGGAAGAAATGGTGCAGCCCGCCGGTACCACAGCCTGGATACCCGAGAAAACGCGTATTGTATTGCACATCTCTAACATCAACAAAAGCTGGTCGGGTTTTATTGGTAATTTTTATGTAGCTAACAAGAATATCCGCATCGATCAAACATTCCCTAAAGACCACTTTAAGGAGCCGCTTACCATGAGCGACAGCATTACCCGCAAAGATGACAGTTACTGGGCAAAAAACCGTCCCGAAGCTTTAACCCCGGCCGATGTGAAGGTTTACCAGATGATAGACACCGTGAAAAACCTGCCTATTGTTAAAACCTATGCCGATATTGCCGGCATGCTGATCAACGGTTATTACAAGGTGGGCAAGGTAAGCCTTGGCCCATACCCTTATACTTACAGCTATAACGATGTGCAGGGCAGCGTACTGCGCTTTGGCGGCATGACCAATAAATACTTTAGCGATAAACTGGTACTGGGCGGCTATGCAAGCTACGGCTTTACCGATCATCGCTGGAATTATAATGGTTCGGTCGATTATATCTTTTCGCGCAAGCCCTGGTCACAGTTTGGAGTATCGTACACGCACGACCTGAACCAGACCGGTTACCAGTTCGAGAATTTTGCTAAGGCCAATACCGTATTCCGTGCCTCTATCCGCAACGGCAAGATCACCCGCCGCGGCCCGTTCGAGCAGAACGACCTGCGTACTTATGTGCAAACCGATGTAGCCCCTAACTGGCGCGCCACCATCACAGCCGACCGTCGCTCGTTCGATCCGCTGTATAATTTCGAATATTTTAGCCCGGCTAACAACCAGCGCTATCAAAACTACCAGGTATCTGAAGTAATTGGCGAACTGCAATGGACGCCGGGCCGCAGGCTGCTGCAATCGTCCAAAATCAACAAGCGTATCACTTTAGGTAACGGTGCCGATAACCCGGTAATTACCTTTAGGTATACCCATGGTGTAAAAGCCTTCGGCGGCGATTTTGAGTACAATAAGTATGCGGCTAATATCACCCAAAAAATACATATGGGTATTTTCGGTAAGGGCGAATACTCGGTTACCGGCGGTTATATCCCGTCCAGCCTGCCTTCGCCGCTGCTGGAAAACCACCGTTTTAACTTTAATACCATGCGCTTTCTGGAGTTCACCAGCGATCGCTATGCATCATTAACTTACACCCAACACCTGGAGGGCTTGATAACCAACAGTATCCCTTTAATAAAGGAATTAAATGTGCGCACCGTAGCCGATTTTAATGTGCTTGATGGCAGCCTGCGTAACGATAATGGCGGCCGTCCATCAACCCTGCGCAGGCCAACCCGCAGCCTGGATGGTATCCCATACGTTGAGGCCGGTTATGGTGTAGAAAATATCCTGAAGTTTTTACGTGTAGATTTCCTGTACCGCGTTACCCACCGCGATCACGTGGACGAACTGGGCGCGCCACCAAGCAATTTTGCGACAAGGATAAGCATGCAGTTTAGGTTGTAA
- a CDS encoding SDR family NAD(P)-dependent oxidoreductase, giving the protein MKKTYLISGAGSGIGQAIAIKLAADGHNCILLGRNEKNLHQTFTMLPNGQRMVLAADISDKESLADAASQLEDTPINGLIANAGIGGENQWGDADRWADIINTNLTGTYNFVNTFLPNLRLADADKHIIITSSVLARLGVANYSAYCASKAGLLGLMRSWAIQFAPEQILANAICPGWVDTDMAQSGLQGIADGIGISKDEFYDIAMQSVPLRRMSKPGEIAGLVAYLLSQRSMTGQTVDMNCGAIMNS; this is encoded by the coding sequence ATGAAGAAAACATACCTCATCAGCGGCGCCGGCAGCGGCATTGGCCAGGCCATCGCCATTAAACTGGCAGCGGACGGCCACAACTGCATTTTGCTGGGCCGTAACGAAAAAAACCTGCACCAAACATTTACCATGCTGCCCAACGGACAACGCATGGTACTTGCCGCCGATATAAGCGACAAGGAAAGCCTTGCCGACGCCGCATCGCAACTGGAAGATACGCCAATTAACGGATTGATAGCCAATGCCGGCATAGGCGGCGAAAACCAATGGGGCGACGCCGACCGCTGGGCCGATATTATCAACACCAACCTTACCGGCACCTACAATTTTGTAAATACCTTTTTGCCTAATTTACGCCTGGCCGATGCGGATAAGCATATTATAATTACCTCATCGGTATTGGCACGGCTGGGGGTGGCTAACTATTCGGCGTATTGCGCATCTAAAGCTGGTTTGCTGGGGTTAATGCGATCGTGGGCTATCCAATTTGCGCCTGAGCAGATACTGGCGAATGCCATTTGCCCGGGATGGGTTGATACCGACATGGCGCAATCGGGCCTGCAGGGTATTGCCGATGGTATAGGAATAAGTAAAGATGAATTTTACGATATCGCCATGCAAAGTGTCCCCCTGCGCCGCATGAGTAAACCCGGTGAAATTGCAGGATTAGTAGCGTATTTGTTAAGTCAGCGATCGATGACCGGACAAACTGTTGATATGAATTGCGGGGCGATAATGAATAGTTAA
- the rdgB gene encoding RdgB/HAM1 family non-canonical purine NTP pyrophosphatase, which translates to MPHQLVFATNNRHKVDEVSAKIGDSFKLLTLDDIGCTADIEETGLTFRENASIKSRFIFDNYHLDCFGDDSGLEIDALGGEPGVFSARYAGAHGDHPANIAKVLQKMEKHTLRTARFRTVISLIWEGEEHFFEGTVEGTIRHGASGTGGFGYDPIFEPAGHHITFAEMSMEQKNSMSHRARAMDGMIAFLKETSPNPLQRRRL; encoded by the coding sequence ATGCCGCACCAGTTAGTATTTGCCACCAATAACCGCCACAAGGTTGATGAGGTATCGGCCAAAATTGGCGATAGCTTTAAACTGCTTACGCTTGATGATATTGGCTGCACTGCCGATATCGAGGAAACCGGGCTTACCTTTCGTGAGAACGCGTCGATAAAAAGCCGTTTTATTTTTGATAATTACCACCTGGATTGCTTTGGCGATGACAGCGGACTGGAGATTGACGCGCTTGGTGGCGAGCCGGGTGTTTTTTCGGCACGATACGCGGGCGCACATGGCGATCACCCGGCAAATATTGCTAAGGTGCTGCAAAAAATGGAAAAGCACACCTTGCGTACGGCCCGTTTCCGTACTGTGATATCGTTAATATGGGAGGGGGAAGAGCATTTTTTTGAGGGCACGGTTGAGGGTACCATCCGCCACGGGGCAAGTGGCACCGGCGGCTTTGGCTACGACCCGATATTTGAACCCGCCGGCCACCATATCACCTTTGCCGAGATGAGCATGGAACAGAAGAATAGTATGAGTCACCGCGCCCGGGCAATGGATGGGATGATCGCTTTTTTGAAGGAGACCTCTCCCAACCCTCTCCAAAGGAGAAGGCTTTAA
- a CDS encoding amidohydrolase, with protein MRKLLPLLLIAAITSCQQKEYNADLLVKNGVVYTVNAKFAMADAFVVKGGKILAVGKADSLEKIYYAKNTIDAKGKAVYPGFIDAHTHFYNYGLNLKAADLVGTTSWNAIVDTVKEYARHNPDGWIIGRGWDQNDWKVKKFPDKAKLDSLFPVRPVILTRIDGHAAIVNQAALNISGIKPGQTITGGEIETIKGKLTGILVDNAVGIVKRKIPEPTEQFTQDAFIAAQANCFAVGLTTVDDCGLDYPMVNTIAQLQHKGLLKMRIYVMLSDRPENYDYLFKRGVFKTPGLDVRAFKVYADGALGSRGACLLQDYSDQKKWRGFLLSSQQHFAEVAQKIADKGFQMCTHAIGDSANRAILKIYANVLKGHNDRRWRIEHSQIVANEDVHYFADYNVIPSVQPTHATSDMSWAVQRLGHERLKTAYAYKTLLNTNGWIPLGTDFPVENINPLYTFYAAVVRKDLQGSPANGFQMNNALSRQETLKGMTIWAAKSNFEEAEKGSIEPGKYADFVILDQDIMKIKGADIPKVKVLNTYINGEQVYEKK; from the coding sequence ATGAGAAAACTGCTGCCACTATTGCTGATTGCCGCCATAACGTCCTGCCAGCAAAAAGAGTATAATGCCGACTTGCTGGTAAAAAACGGCGTTGTTTATACCGTTAACGCCAAATTTGCCATGGCCGATGCCTTTGTGGTGAAAGGTGGTAAAATTTTGGCGGTAGGCAAGGCTGATAGTTTGGAAAAGATCTACTACGCCAAAAATACTATCGATGCTAAAGGCAAGGCGGTATACCCTGGTTTTATAGACGCACATACGCATTTTTATAATTATGGACTGAACCTGAAAGCCGCCGACCTGGTAGGCACCACCAGCTGGAACGCCATTGTAGATACCGTTAAAGAATACGCCCGTCACAACCCGGATGGCTGGATCATCGGTCGCGGCTGGGACCAGAACGATTGGAAGGTGAAGAAGTTCCCTGATAAGGCCAAGCTGGATTCACTGTTCCCCGTACGCCCCGTAATACTGACCCGGATTGATGGCCATGCCGCTATTGTTAACCAGGCTGCTTTAAATATTTCGGGCATCAAGCCCGGCCAAACCATTACCGGTGGCGAAATTGAAACTATTAAAGGTAAGCTAACCGGTATTTTGGTTGACAACGCGGTTGGCATTGTAAAACGCAAAATACCGGAACCAACCGAGCAATTTACCCAGGACGCCTTTATTGCGGCACAAGCCAATTGCTTTGCAGTAGGCTTAACCACGGTTGATGATTGCGGGCTGGACTACCCCATGGTAAACACCATTGCCCAGCTACAACATAAAGGCTTACTGAAGATGCGCATCTATGTAATGTTATCGGACAGGCCCGAAAATTACGATTACCTGTTTAAACGCGGCGTATTTAAAACCCCGGGGTTGGATGTACGCGCCTTTAAAGTTTATGCCGATGGCGCCTTAGGCTCGCGCGGGGCTTGTTTGTTGCAGGATTACAGCGACCAGAAAAAATGGCGGGGATTTTTGCTGAGCAGTCAGCAACACTTTGCCGAGGTAGCACAGAAAATTGCCGATAAGGGTTTCCAGATGTGTACCCATGCCATCGGCGATTCGGCCAACCGCGCCATCCTTAAAATATATGCCAATGTGCTGAAAGGCCATAATGATCGCCGCTGGCGTATTGAGCACTCGCAGATCGTAGCTAACGAGGATGTGCATTACTTTGCTGATTATAACGTGATCCCATCGGTACAACCTACCCATGCCACATCGGATATGAGTTGGGCTGTGCAACGATTAGGCCACGAGCGCCTTAAAACCGCTTACGCCTATAAAACCCTGCTGAACACCAACGGCTGGATACCACTTGGTACCGATTTCCCGGTGGAAAACATTAACCCGCTGTATACGTTTTATGCAGCAGTGGTTCGCAAGGATCTGCAAGGTAGTCCGGCTAATGGTTTCCAGATGAACAACGCGCTTTCGCGCCAGGAAACATTGAAGGGCATGACCATCTGGGCGGCCAAATCAAACTTTGAGGAAGCCGAAAAAGGCAGTATCGAACCCGGCAAATACGCCGACTTTGTGATACTGGACCAGGATATTATGAAAATAAAAGGCGCTGATATACCAAAGGTGAAAGTGCTGAATACTTATATAAACGGAGAGCAAGTGTATGAGAAAAAATAA
- a CDS encoding peptidylprolyl isomerase has translation MRKFGIAVLFLIFSTLFAGAQQRVLDKVVGVVGSSIILQSDIESLYAQYQLNGIQVTPTLKCNLLQQQITQKLLAQQAVIDSVTVKEEEVDNEVDRKMRYMEQRAGGRDKLEQFLGRSTIQYKDEIRADIRESLVASRMQQKITEKVNVTPQDVKKYFDAIPKDSIPTYNKEVEVGVIVLNPVLSKEEKEEYRRKAEDLRNRAKAGTDFGLLARSYSQDVQSALEGGDLGFFDRGQMVKEFTAMAFKLKAGEISPVFETDFGFHVLQVIERRGEQVHARHILIMPGVTEDALKRDKAKADSIYTLLTGNKKIDFSSAASFYSDDKETKFNGGMMINLENVQTRTTYIPTDKLDPQIASVVDTMKVGEISKPVLYTGQDGKKSYRVLYLKSVTDAHKANLAQDFPRLKEVANEDKINRTVSQWFEKKRKETFIRIDAEYQTCPALSSWVNANATAQAKP, from the coding sequence ATGAGAAAGTTTGGCATTGCCGTTTTATTTTTAATATTTTCAACATTGTTTGCAGGCGCGCAACAGCGTGTGCTGGATAAGGTGGTTGGTGTAGTTGGCAGCAGTATTATTTTACAGTCGGATATCGAATCGCTTTACGCGCAATACCAATTAAATGGTATACAGGTTACCCCGACCCTTAAATGCAACTTGCTGCAGCAGCAGATCACCCAAAAGCTACTGGCACAGCAGGCGGTTATCGACAGCGTTACCGTAAAGGAGGAAGAAGTTGATAACGAAGTTGACCGTAAAATGCGTTACATGGAGCAACGTGCTGGTGGCCGCGACAAGCTTGAGCAGTTTTTGGGCCGCTCTACCATCCAGTATAAGGATGAGATCAGGGCTGATATCCGTGAATCGCTGGTGGCTAGCCGCATGCAGCAAAAAATAACCGAAAAGGTAAACGTTACCCCGCAGGACGTGAAAAAATATTTCGACGCCATACCTAAAGATAGTATCCCAACCTATAACAAAGAGGTTGAGGTGGGCGTAATTGTGCTTAACCCGGTACTAAGCAAAGAGGAAAAGGAAGAATATCGCCGCAAAGCCGAAGACCTGCGTAACCGCGCCAAAGCCGGTACCGATTTTGGTTTGCTGGCCCGCTCATATTCGCAGGACGTGCAGTCGGCTTTAGAGGGTGGCGACCTGGGCTTTTTCGACCGCGGGCAGATGGTAAAGGAGTTTACCGCCATGGCTTTTAAATTAAAGGCAGGGGAGATATCGCCGGTGTTTGAAACCGATTTTGGTTTTCACGTTTTGCAGGTGATCGAGCGTCGCGGCGAACAGGTTCACGCCCGCCACATCCTCATTATGCCGGGGGTTACAGAAGATGCCCTTAAACGCGACAAAGCCAAAGCCGATAGTATATACACCCTGCTTACCGGCAACAAAAAGATCGATTTTTCAAGCGCCGCCTCATTTTACTCGGACGATAAAGAGACCAAGTTTAACGGTGGTATGATGATAAACCTGGAAAACGTGCAAACGCGTACCACTTACATCCCAACCGATAAACTGGATCCGCAGATCGCGTCGGTGGTTGATACCATGAAAGTGGGCGAAATATCAAAACCGGTATTATACACCGGCCAGGATGGTAAAAAAAGCTACCGGGTATTGTACCTTAAATCGGTTACCGACGCGCATAAGGCCAACCTGGCGCAGGATTTCCCGCGTTTGAAAGAGGTGGCTAACGAAGATAAGATCAACCGTACGGTAAGCCAGTGGTTTGAAAAGAAACGTAAGGAAACCTTTATCCGTATAGATGCCGAATATCAGACTTGCCCGGCTTTAAGCAGTTGGGTAAATGCAAACGCAACAGCACAAGCAAAACCTTAA
- the efp gene encoding elongation factor P encodes MAKASDIKNGNILRFNGELVQVEEFIHRTPGNLRAFYQARMRNVKTGKLVEYRFRVDEEVNIARVETNDYQYLYDEGDTLVIMDNTTYEQHNVPKFLFGSGIKFLKEGMNVIVAFESEEPIMASLPNSAELEITYTEPAVKGDTSSGAMKKATVETGAEINVPLFINQGDRVRVDTATGAYIERAK; translated from the coding sequence ATGGCTAAGGCATCAGATATTAAAAACGGAAACATCCTGCGCTTTAACGGCGAGTTGGTGCAGGTGGAAGAATTTATACACCGTACCCCGGGCAACTTGCGTGCGTTTTACCAGGCGCGTATGCGTAACGTTAAAACCGGTAAGCTGGTTGAATACCGCTTCCGTGTTGACGAAGAGGTAAACATTGCCCGTGTTGAAACCAACGATTACCAATATCTGTACGACGAGGGCGACACGCTGGTAATTATGGATAACACCACTTACGAGCAGCATAACGTACCTAAGTTCTTATTCGGGAGCGGCATTAAATTCCTGAAAGAAGGGATGAACGTAATTGTTGCCTTTGAAAGCGAAGAGCCGATCATGGCATCGCTGCCAAACAGCGCCGAGCTGGAGATCACTTACACCGAGCCTGCTGTTAAAGGCGATACCTCAAGCGGCGCCATGAAAAAGGCAACCGTTGAAACCGGTGCCGAGATCAACGTTCCCTTGTTTATTAACCAGGGCGATAGGGTACGTGTGGATACCGCTACAGGTGCTTATATAGAGCGTGCTAAATAA